The Alicyclobacillus macrosporangiidus CPP55 genome segment GACCGCCCGGATGCGCTCGTCGAGTATCGCGGTCAGCATGGCGATCAGCCCTCCGCCTGAAAAACCGAATACGCCGATCCGATGCGCGTCCACGTCTGCCCGCGTCCGCAGGTAGTCGAGGGCGCGCATCGCTTCATAGGTGCGAAATCCGGCCAGGGTCTGGCCGTGCATCAGCAGATGGGTGGCGATTCGGTAGCAGGAGGAGCGGCGGCCGGCGGGATCGTCCGCGTCATCGTCGGCGAGGCGGCGGACGCCGAGGCCGAACACCTCGGGGACGATGACGATCATCCCCCGGCGCGCCAGCTCCATCGCAAAACGGCGGTGAATGCCGCCTTCCTGCGGGACGGGGGGACCGGCCAGGGAGGGGGCGGATGGACGGGCGAGTTCCGGGGGCAGCGGCCGGCCGATGGCATCGGCGATCCCGCGCCCGTGTCCCGGGCAGGCGAGCACGGCCGGCCTCGAGCCGGGGCTGTGCGGGGGCGTCAGGACGCAGGCGCAGGTGCGCACGCCCGGGTAGGTGGTGTATTCGATCCACTCCAGCCGCAGGTCTTCCGCCGTTTCGACGGCGAGCAGGGCAGGGGCGAGGGGGTGCGAGGGCAATCGATCCTCTGACACCACCCAGTCATCCATGCCCAGCAAGTGTATGAGCTGGCGGCGCTGCTGCTGAAGACTTCCTTCTCCGTTCAAGCGGGCGGTCCGTCGCTTGGCGGAATCCTCATCGATTCGCTGAAGAATTTCTTCGGCGTGCGTGACGGGCATGCCGGTCCCTCCCGTACAGAATTTGGCCTCCATTCTACCGCAAGATGTGTGGATCTGTGGGAGTGTGGAAGAACATATTGATTTGAGTTGGAAGCATGATTTCGTCCCAAGAAACATAGTGTGCTAATCGGATATGTTGCGCGAGAGAGAAGCACGGTGTCATGAACTGCACGCGTTCCTGTGGATTGGTGTGGGATTTCAGTGCGTGTTCAGGGGGGAATACGGATGCGTATGCGCAGGTGGCTGGGGACAGGTGCCGTGATGGCGCTTGCACTGGGTGTAAGCGCATGCGGGACGTCGTCGTCGGGAGGGAATCAGGCGGGATCGAACACCAGCGGCGGGACGTCCTCTGGTGCGTCTGGACAGCCAGCGATGGTGCTTCGTCTGGCCGACAACCAACCGGCGGACTATCCGACCGTGCTCGGCGACAATGAGTTTGCGAAGCTGGTCAACGAACGGACGAACGGTCGCATTCAAATCAAAGTCTATCCAAATGCGCAGTTGGGAGACGAGAACACGGTCATTCAACAGATTCAGCTCGGGGCCATCGACTTCG includes the following:
- a CDS encoding alpha/beta hydrolase family protein, which gives rise to MPVTHAEEILQRIDEDSAKRRTARLNGEGSLQQQRRQLIHLLGMDDWVVSEDRLPSHPLAPALLAVETAEDLRLEWIEYTTYPGVRTCACVLTPPHSPGSRPAVLACPGHGRGIADAIGRPLPPELARPSAPSLAGPPVPQEGGIHRRFAMELARRGMIVIVPEVFGLGVRRLADDDADDPAGRRSSCYRIATHLLMHGQTLAGFRTYEAMRALDYLRTRADVDAHRIGVFGFSGGGLIAMLTAILDERIRAVVLSGYASTFRGSVLAAPHCVDNYIPGLLEWGEMPDWIGLIAPRPLFLETGVDDTVFPLPPALDAAAAVRARYEALGAPGAIATDVFPGGHEISGRRSFDWLARQLQAADTA